In Brassica napus cultivar Da-Ae chromosome C2, Da-Ae, whole genome shotgun sequence, the sequence TATTCATTCTTTCCATACTTTTTCAGGGGAGTAGTTAAAAAGGGATGCACATTAGCTTACGATACATTTCGAAAAAGGggaattgtttttatatatatgttatttagaaAGAAGAGGGATATAGAATCCATGCCCGGCCAGATTTGGACGTAAAGTGTTTAAACCTACCATACAACATTACtaatataagtataattttCCCAGTGGGACTCCACCGTCCCACAAAACCGTAACTCGCGTCTTTGCAGACACCATCGCTAGCGTCCAGCCGCCGTTTGCAGCTGTACCCGGTCGtgaaccccacgtttccatatGCACTGccattacaatattaaattagtATTAAGTATTGTTTTCATGGTAAGAATCTCACTGACAAACTCTCATTTGGAATGATTCACGagaaggaacaaaaaaaaataagtatggTGGAACgttcatatattttttagaggagttttcaatctgttttcatatattttgagaGGAGTTTTCAATCCTTTTCTTTTCGCAtgctaatttttttcttaatatcttGTTTACTACCGGTACATAATATTATCTTATAAACCCGAAAAGGTGTTTACTCACGTTCATCATGCTTAGGTCACCcagttattaaatttaaaagtttggCGTATATGTTAAAATGTTATGAGAGATGTAAAGTCTTACCTGATAACTTCGAGAGTGATGTTAAAAACGTTAAAGTTGAGTGGATCTCGTCGTAGTTGTTCTTCTTCGACGATGGAAACAAGAAAGATGCATATTACTAAAAAGGAAAGTTGTGACACGAAGAACCCACTTCTTTTCCGTTTGTTTCCATTTCCAGaatcttcctcttcatctttgttattattttctttggtCAACGGTATAAACAATGTGTACGGAGGAAGGAACCTTATCATTTAATtagaagaaataaaaatcaGTGATTTACATATGAATATAATGAAGTGGAGAAGGGGAGACTCACCGCTACCTTAAAGgacatatttaatttaatttactgGACATATTCCGACTCACTCAATTAAAtatgtctttttttcttttgggcaCAACTCAATTAAATATGtcttaaatttcttttatgatgGTATCCTTATAAAAATCTTACAGATTTTGATGTCAATCAGGCTTGTCTGGTTCGAACCGGTTTGAGCTCATAAAATCACATACTTTAAGTTAGTCTGGTCCCGTGTTTTTAGGGTAAAACCTGGTCCGACCCGAATAGTGATAACGGTAAACTCGAGTTTATTGGATCATTAAGAAATTTAAGTTGATAGAGTCATAAATCACAAGAAAAAAGATTCATAAATCAATATGTTGAAGAAAAAAGTATAGGTTaatttaaatgtaaaagttttaaaacgaaaatattTCAATTCCAAATAAATAGGATAAGACTCACAAGTCAAAGAGTAGTAAAACGTAAACTAGTATGTTGATCTTGATAGTACATATTGGAATTGGGATCCGAACATACATTAACACATTCAAAATCATCATGGCCATTTGtgtattagaaaaaaaaaattgaaaaattaatcAAGCTTTAACATGTATAAAGTTAACTTTTTTTGGCATATATAAAGTTAACTTCATACAATTAAAGTGGTTTAGATGCTTCTCTACGTTTTGGAGGAAGACGTTTTCTATGTTTATTTAAAAGGTGAAGCAAAAATAATGTATACTTTGATGcgtataaattatatttagaatatCGCACATTATTGGAACTCCTGATAATGTCCGCTCTgataattttatagttaaaattttgtttaaattatcaATAGAAAAATTATGCTGAAGAGGAATATTTGTTAAGTCAACTTCAACATGTGTTACAATATGTCGACATCAGTGTACGTTTCAACCGGACTACGCCGGCAATATATCAAGATCgaattaaacattttaagtcCACATAAATGCAATAAataaatgagagagagaagaaaagaattCAAGTGATTAAGAAGATGTAGTTTCGTATTTTGTGTTAATGGCGTCGTTAACTACGTCCTAGATCTATGTTCCAGTAATAAACATtgttgagaaaaaaaagaaatttggaGAACTCACATCATTGTAATGAAGAATATCAAGGTAGCTGGGGAAAGTGTAGAGATGTCTACAATAGTTTCTCCGGTATGTCTCGAGTTCACCACTTGAAACAACGATCCAACCAACTTCTCGTACCAACTCATTCCTTCAAGAGACTCTGAACTCCACTCAAAAGTGCAAAAGAGAAGAAATTGCAACAAAAAAATCCCTAACACCGTCAATCCAAGAAGAATACAAACACGAACGGAAAGTAAATGATAGTATCCCATCTTCTTGTGGTTCTTAAGAATATAACCAAACTCGTTGCGCTTTGTAATCTTATAAAGACCCCATATGATCAGCACCAAGAAGCAAGGGAACAAAGTGTTTCCCATCAGACCTTGAGGGATAAGGAGCCAAAGAAGACCCGAGTTCCTGCGGAAGATGATCATGTTCTCATTAGTTGGGACAAATCCACCGTTTGCGAATGTGGAGACAGTCAAAAACACCGAGAAAGTGAGAGGTGAGATGTCCTTGGAACTAAGAACATCTCTCGCTGTTTTAATAAAGTTTACGTACACAAGAACCAACAGGGAGCCGACTAGGTGTGTAATGACATGGTAACCAAGAACCACTGAGTACAAGCACTTAGATGCCCTCTCAATCATCTGGATAGAACCTTCTTGATGATCAATAACGTTCTCGATGTCAATACGGGGTTCCTCCATACGACGGTCCAAGTCGAAAGAGTCCGTAAGGTGTCTAACCTTGTTATGAGGGTAGACGAATTTTGTGAAATGAGAAAAGTAGAGATTAAGGAAGGAAGTAAAGACCTCTCCACCGAGGAACATGAGTATAGTGAGAAAGATAAGTTGGGTGTTGGAGAAGACTTCCATGTCGATGGTGGACATGGAAGAGATGGCGAGGGCGGAAACAGAAGTGAAGAAGAGGTCCAAGTCATGAGGACGTGAAGTGATTCTTGGCTTCGAGATCTTGAGTGCCAAAAACCCTAAAATGGAGAAGGTCAGGAAATAGATGAAGTAGAGGCAGAGGGGGGACAGATGCTTAGCAAACACCTGTGGACGGATTTTAGCTAATATTCTTGTCCCAACTCtctccatttttattttatttttgggtttGTGTAAGTATTATTCTCGGCCCTAGTGTTTATTTATAGTACATGCACATGAACACAGAACATGCTCAGCTATACATATGATGACGGTGACTAACATTACAGCATTGTGTAGGCAAGATTTTAACGGAAATTTGAGGGATCATGGTTTGAGTCATGCCCATGCGATTACGCTAATTTTTTAGCCATATAGAGTAAAACTTCTATAaagtaatatttaataaattaatgcatattaaatatgaaatttatcaGATTATAAGTTATACTAGTATGAACATTGATAAtatctatgaaaataaaataataaattgtagaacatttttgtaaatatatagtgataataatattataaattaataacaatataaatttataagccatttttcaaaaaaaaaatatataaaaatctatgcgcatatatgtgtgtatatatatatatattatatttacgaTCAGACACTTTTATCATTCTAGTGTTGTGCTTTTATTAGTattcatttataactttttatttattgtatattttaatgttgtttgcgttttctttttttttgctacaaATCCAAAACTATAAAGAGTATTAGACgcaatacttttatatatagcATCTTTAAAATGTATCATAATAATATCTTCAGTTTATGGTCTGTACATTAAAAACTCTTAACATTATTTCTTACAATTTTAGAATTATGACATGCGTCAATTCACATGCATAGTTAATTATGATATCATAAAACGcataattattttcatttttgtatgCCATCTTTActaatacattatttaatttcTTGACATAACATCATTAAAAAGAGTATTATGGATATCAATTTATTAATACTTTATCGATTAATAAGTTTTAAAAGTCTGAAATAATGAACTTTCAAGTTTGAGCAACGGAAGATTACCAAAATCAGTTTGGAAACCAATACATCTTTATATAATCGGAAGAAAAATTCGCAAGTTAACTACACTAAACATTTTAGTTTCATATGAGAAAATTTTCTCTATTAATTTGGAGAATATACACAATCTAATTTATTTCAACATTTTAGCTATCATAATATGATCTGAAATTTATATCTACTAAGGGTCTGAGGTTCCGTACATGTACTTGTAAGGACTTACTGTATTGACGTCTGAatcatattatgtatattatacATAGGACGGATACATCTTGTTAATGTCgatataaatatatcatatacatatatactgcatcatattatgtattataCACAGGACGGATACATCT encodes:
- the LOC111202316 gene encoding sodium transporter HKT1-like isoform X2, which produces MERVGTRILAKIRPQVFAKHLSPLCLYFIYFLTFSILGFLALKISKPRITSRPHDLDLFFTSVSALAISSMSTIDMEVFSNTQLIFLTILMFLGGEVFTSFLNLYFSHFTKFVYPHNKVRHLTDSFDLDRRMEEPRIDIENVIDHQEGSIQMIERASKCLYSVVLGYHVITHLVGSLLVLVNSGLLWLLIPQGLMGNTLFPCFLVLIIWGLYKITKRNEFGYILKNHKKMGYYHLLSVRVCILLGLTVLGIFLLQFLLFCTFEWSSESLEGMSWYEKLVGSLFQVVNSRHTGETIVDISTLSPATLIFFITMMFLPPYTLFIPLTKENNNKDEEEDSGNGNKRKRSGFFVSQLSFLVICIFLVSIVEEEQLRRDPLNFNVFNITLEVISAYGNVGFTTGYSCKRRLDASDGVCKDASYGFVGRWSPTGKIILILVMLYGRFKHFTSKSGRAWILYPSSF
- the LOC111202316 gene encoding sodium transporter HKT1-like isoform X1 — its product is MERVGTRILAKIRPQVFAKHLSPLCLYFIYFLTFSILGFLALKISKPRITSRPHDLDLFFTSVSALAISSMSTIDMEVFSNTQLIFLTILMFLGGEVFTSFLNLYFSHFTKFVYPHNKVRHLTDSFDLDRRMEEPRIDIENVIDHQEGSIQMIERASKCLYSVVLGYHVITHLVGSLLVLVYVNFIKTARDVLSSKDISPLTFSVFLTVSTFANGGFVPTNENMIIFRRNSGLLWLLIPQGLMGNTLFPCFLVLIIWGLYKITKRNEFGYILKNHKKMGYYHLLSVRVCILLGLTVLGIFLLQFLLFCTFEWSSESLEGMSWYEKLVGSLFQVVNSRHTGETIVDISTLSPATLIFFITMMFLPPYTLFIPLTKENNNKDEEEDSGNGNKRKRSGFFVSQLSFLVICIFLVSIVEEEQLRRDPLNFNVFNITLEVISAYGNVGFTTGYSCKRRLDASDGVCKDASYGFVGRWSPTGKIILILVMLYGRFKHFTSKSGRAWILYPSSF